The genome window CCGCTGGGCCTGTTCTATCGCGCCTTCGCGGGCGTGCTGGGCTGGTTCGGCATCACGCTGCTGGCCAGGTTCACCGACTTTGCTGCCAGCATCCGGGGCCGCCTCGCCAAAGGACTGGCGCCGCTGGCTGACTTTTTTACTGGCGTTTGGTCGCAGATCAAGACCGCGTTTTCCGGCGGCATTGGCGGCGTCAGCGCCTTGGTCGCCAACTGGTCACCGCTGGGCCTGTTCTATCGCGCCTTCGCGGGCGTGCTGGGCTGGTTCGGCATCACGCTGCCGGCCAAGTTCACCGACTTCGGCGCCAGCATCCTGCAACGCATTACCGCATCCTGGGCGCCAATTTCCGCCTTCTTTGCGGATATCTGGGCGCGCCTGCGCACCGTTTGCACGGGCGGCATGAGCAACATCACGGCCCTGATTATCAACTGGTCGCCGGTCGGCGTGTTTTACCAGGCGTTCGCGGGCGTCATGAGCTGGTTCGGCATCGAGCTGCCGGCCAAATTTACTGAGTTCGGCGCCAACATCCTGCGCGGCCTGGTCAACGGCATCACCGGGTCCATGGGCGCCGTCAAGGACGCCATCAGCAATGCCGGGTCCAGCACCATTGCCTGGTTCAAGGAAAAACTGGGCATCCACAGCCCAAGCCGTGTGTTTGCCCAGCTCGGCGACTACACCATGCAGGGCCTGGCCGTTGGCCTGGACCGCAGCGAGGCCGCGCCGATTGCCAAGGTGTCTACCCTGGCGCAGCGCCTGACGCAACTGGGCGCCGGCATCGCCATCGGCACGGCAACCGCCCTGCCCGCCAGCGCCTTTGACATGCGCGCACCGCTGTCCCAAGGCGGGTTTGGCGCTGGCATGACAATTCAGGGCGACAAGATCGAAATCACCTTTCATGTGCAGGCCGGCACCGATCCCCAGGCCATCGCCCGCGCTGTCAGCGTGGCGCTCGATCAGCGCGACCGCGAAAAGGCGGCGCGCATCCGCTCGTCCATGCGCGACCACGATTAAAAGGAACAACCACCATGATGATGATTTTAGGAATGTTCGTGTTCAGCCTGCCCACGCTGGCCTATCACGAGCTGCAGCGGCAAACGGAATGGAAGCACGCCAGCACGGCCCGCGTGGGCCTGCGCGACGCGCACCAGTATGTGGGACCAGGCGACGACACCATCACCCTGTCGGGCTGGGTGGCGCCGGAACTGACCGGCTCCCTCTATTCCCTCGATGCGCTGCGCATGATGGCCGACACGGGAAAATCGTGGATTTTGATCCTGGGGACTGGCCGCATTCTCGGCTCCTACCGCATCACCAGCATGACGGAGGGCCGCAGCATCCTCGATGGCAGCGGCGGCGCGCGCCGCGTCGAGTTCTCGATTGCGCTCAAGCGCGACGACGACGGCGTGCTGGCCATGGTCGGCCTGGGCGACATCGGCGACCTGAAAAACATGCTCAGCATCGACGGCATGACCAACAGCATCGCGGGCGCGGCCAAGAGCGCCGTGGGCAGCGTGGTGGGCAATGTGGTCGGCGGCATCACCTCGAAATACGGCGGGGTGGTCAGCGAAATAAAAGACAAGATCGGCGGCAGCATCAGCGGCGCCATCGGTAGCGCGGCGGACAAGTTCAAATGAGCGAGCATATCCCCGCCTTCAAGGTCAGCATCGAGGACAAGGATTTGACGGCCATCGTTTCACCGCGGCTAATCAATCTCACCTTGACCCTGTGCCGTGGCGACGAGAGCGACCAGCTCGATATCTCGCTCGATGACAGCGACGGCAAACTGGCCTTGCCGCCGCGCGGCGCGCAGATCGCCCTGGCGCTGGGCTGGCAAGCGTCCGGCCTGGTGGATATGGGCAAGTTCACCGTGGACGAGGTGGAGCACAGCGGCGCGCCCGACACCATCACCCTGCGCGCCAGGTCGGCCAACCTGATCGACACCTTCAAACAGCAGCAGGAACACAGCTTTCACAAGACCACCCTGGGCGCCATCATCGAGGCCATCGCCTTCCGCAACGAGCTGGCGTCGGGCGTATCCGCGCGCCTGCGCGATACCGCCATCGAGCACATCGACCAGACCCACGAAAGCGATGCGGCCTTCCTGCGCCGGCTGGGCAGGAAGTACGACGCCGTGGCCACCGTCAAGAACGACACCTTGCTCTTCATCCCCATCAACCAGAGCCGCACCGCCAGCGGCAAGGCGCTGCCCGTCATTCCCATCACGCGCGCCCTGGGCGACGGCCACCGCTACCACAGCGCCGAGAGCGACGCCTACACGGGCGTGCGCGCCTTCTGGCATGACGAGCGCTACGCGCGCCGCCGCAGCGTGGTGGCCGGCGTGCCCGGCAACAGCAAGCGCCTGCGCACCACCTTCGCCAGCGAAACCGACGCGCGCGCGGCGGCCGTGGCCGAATGGCAGCGCATCCTGCGCGGCCTGGCCACCTTTGAAATGAGCCTGGCCCTGGGCAACCCGGCCGTGTTCCCGCAATCGCCCGTGACCGTGAAAGGTTTCAAGCCCGAGATCGACGCCACCGAGTGGTTATCGGTCAAGGTCACGCACAGCCTGGGCGGCAACGGCTTTACCACGCGGGTGGAGTTTGAAACGAAGACGGAAGCGGTCGAGGCCGAGCGCGAGGACGAGAAAGACCCGGATGAAGGCGTCACGGGCGTGGTGGCGAACTGGAAGGACGTGGCGGCGAAGAAGAAAAAGGCGGGGCAGGAAATGGCCGGCGCCAAGGGTACGCTCAAGGCGCTTGAGCATCTTTACCATAGCAAGCAGGCCGCCAAGCGGGCGGTCCTGAATGCGTGGAGGCATATTGAGGAAGTGCGGGACATCATCAAGGAAAACAGTGAGGTAGCCTGGAAGCCACCAGGTAAGGAAACTTCCAATCACATCACAGATGCAGTATGAATTCCAATACACGGAGATAACTATGAGCGATAACCAGCAATGCACTAATCACGCGAATGCGGCGGAACGTGAAGAAAAGGAAATCCGTAATCACATCCACCGCCAAATACTAGGGGAGTCAGACCAAGTTCATTCCAAAGAAATCTGGCAAAGAATTCTAGAGCAAGCTGATCCAAGGGCCATTGCAAACGCGCTGAGTACGCAACTAACGCATTTCAACTATCAGGAAGTGCCGAGCCGAAAAAAATGCAACCGCTGTTGCTAATGCTAACGATTTTCAGGAAGCCACATTGAGGGTAACTCGCCTGCCGGTCCGACACATTCCATACCTCTCCCGCGTGATCGCTCAATGTGGCCGATAGAGTAAGCCTTTCCGGCGATGTAGCATTTTTCTTCTTTTGCCGTGCTGGCATCATGATCTGCGAACGGTGGTTGTTCCTTGTAGAGTAGCCAACCACAAGCGATCAAGCAGGTGATCAATGCGGCAAGTTGGAAGCGTGCGGTGCGTTGTAGGCGCGAAAAACTCAACGATTTTTCAGCGCATGCCAAGCAGGGTAATGCCGTGTGGGAATGATGGATTGTCACCGGGTTAGGTTCAGCAACTGAGGGAGGGGCCAATGGAAGGGGTAGCGGGGTAGTTGCCTCGTCGATGCGTCCCTCTAAAATCGCTTTAACCTCCTGATATTTGCTTCGCGGTAGTTCCTTGAACTTTTGCAAGCCATAGTCAGTGATGAGTCCTCTGTAAATCTTAATCTCTTCATCGCCAACTAGAGCGGCAAGTCTGTCCACAAGCGATTTTATATTGGAGCGCTGATAAGAGGTAATCAGCTCTATCTCTTTTTCTTTATCGCCAACGTGAAGCGTCACAACATTGCTAAGCCGTGGCGCCTCGTTCATATTTCCCATTACAGCACTATTAACGTCCCGTTTAAACTCTACTTTGTCCACCATCTTTTACCCGATCAATCTTTGCATGCTGCAGCTACTTTCGTTATTCCAGTTCTACTTCTTTACTTTCCGGTAGTTAGGTTCGGCGATATGAATACCATTTGCAGCTCCTTTTACTGAAACCGGAACGGCTTCGATAAGAGGAGAATTCTCAACGGTTATCACTTTTAACTTTTCTCCTGGCCCGGTGAGCAAACACCTCTTGGAATCAAACAGTGCTTGCAGTCGGGTCTGCTCCCCAGCGCTTGCGTATTTGAATCCGGTAATCAAATCTTCAGCAGATATGCAAGCTATAGTAGGTGCTATCGGTTCGACAATATCCTCCGCCTTAAATTTTGACGAAGCTGCAAAAACACTTGACACGCCAAAGCCTAAAGTGACGGTCGTAACGACCAGCAATATTTTTTTCATCATTTAATAGTCTTCTTATTGGCGACATTCACGGTCAAGGGTCCAGCAACGTCACCATTAACCTGGTGTCCGACCGCGCCTTTGATGGTGATTTTTTGCTTACGCTGAGTCTGCGGAGCTACCGCTGCAGCTAGAGTTGGCGCAGTTCCTTCTATCATCCCCTCAACCAGCCCGAGCAGACGCAACTTTCCCCGAAGGTCTAGCTTTCGAAAGCCTAGCAGCAACTCGCTTTCCTCTGCCGGTAGCTCGTCCGAAGATGGCGTGCCATGCAATAAAAAGTGGGAATCCACCCCGGCCCCGCAAATAGCTATCAGGTAGTCCGAATCGGGCTTCCTAGAACCACTCTCATAATTTAACTGTGTGTCTTTTGTTACGCCAGCCAGGGCCGCAAACTTCTCTTGGCTCAAGCCCAAACGCTTTCGTTCAGCGCGAAGACGATCTTTGAAATACGACATATGACCACTTTTTTATTTGACATGTGGACATTCGTCCACTATAGTTACGCCATCCTGTAGCGATTACACATCATAACATTATGAAAAACGTATCCAAAATCGGGCGCACTGCCAAGGGCGCCACTTCGCAGCCTTTGGGCGTCCGCTTGGCGCCTGATGAAGTGCTGGAGGTCGAAGCCATTGCCGCCAAGCAAGAACGATCCCGTGCCTGGTTATTGCGCTTCCTGATCTTGCGCGGCCTCGCCGACTACAAGCGCGAAATCGCTTCCCTAATCCCCCACTAAGGACGACGCCATGTACCCAGATGCAAAACGTATCCGAAACCACCGCGTCATGTTGCGCCTGGACGATTACGAACACCAGCTTGTTTCCTCGCTCGCCGATTACCAGGGCGAAGCGCTTGCTGTGCTGGTGCGTCAGATCGTCATGCGTGAAGCCTTAGCAGTTATTGCAGGTGACGAAGCCAACATCGACAGCGTACAGCTTCGCAGTGCTTAATCCGAGACACTGAATAGTAACTTTTAAGCAACTGCAAAGCTACCCACATGCCAGATCACCAAATTAATCTCAATGACGACGAGCGCGCGCTGCTAGAAATCGTGCGCCAACGCCAGGGGCTGGCAAGTATCGATCAGGCGGCTGAATGGCTCGTCAAGTCGCGCTTACGCAAGCAGGCAAAAAACATGACAGGTCGCGGTCGCGCCCTGTACCAAGTGGAAAGAAAGCTGAAATGAGAGTCATCGGCCTGCCCTGCCCGCACTGCAGCTACACCGTCCGCGCCGTCAAAAGCCGCATGATGTCCGCCATGTTCAAGGAAATCACCTACATGTGCCAGAACCCTGACTGCGGGCACTCCTTCGTGGCGGGCCTGGAAGTGCTGCGCACCCTCTCGCTGTCCGCCATGCCCAAGGCCGATATCCGCATCCCGATGTCCCAGCATGCGCGCGCGGCAGCCACCAGCCAGCTGGCCTTGGACCTGACTGCGGGCTGCTGATGACTATTCCGATCCTCGCGCCGCCGTAGCCCGGCCGCCGTAATTTCCCTCTTTTGCTGTGCCCTGCTGCGCTCCCTTTTGAGCGTGCGGGATTCGTTCAACCTGAAATAAGGAAAACCGATGGAAAACACGCTGCACGCCGCCAGTCATGCCGATAATTCCCCGGCGCCAACCACGCCCCGCCCGGCCCTGCAAAAATGCGTCGTGCCGGTGGCGCCGACCTGCTTCCTTCTGGACGTTAGCGCTGGCGCCAACATCGCCGACCTGTGCGCCTATATCCGCGAGATTGCCAGGACTTATCACGCCTACGGCGCAGCCAATCTGACCTTCATCATCAGCAATGCGCAACCGTTGCAGGTTTTCGGC of Janthinobacterium sp. PAMC25594 contains these proteins:
- a CDS encoding phage tail protein, yielding MMMILGMFVFSLPTLAYHELQRQTEWKHASTARVGLRDAHQYVGPGDDTITLSGWVAPELTGSLYSLDALRMMADTGKSWILILGTGRILGSYRITSMTEGRSILDGSGGARRVEFSIALKRDDDGVLAMVGLGDIGDLKNMLSIDGMTNSIAGAAKSAVGSVVGNVVGGITSKYGGVVSEIKDKIGGSISGAIGSAADKFK
- a CDS encoding phage late control D family protein, with amino-acid sequence MSEHIPAFKVSIEDKDLTAIVSPRLINLTLTLCRGDESDQLDISLDDSDGKLALPPRGAQIALALGWQASGLVDMGKFTVDEVEHSGAPDTITLRARSANLIDTFKQQQEHSFHKTTLGAIIEAIAFRNELASGVSARLRDTAIEHIDQTHESDAAFLRRLGRKYDAVATVKNDTLLFIPINQSRTASGKALPVIPITRALGDGHRYHSAESDAYTGVRAFWHDERYARRRSVVAGVPGNSKRLRTTFASETDARAAAVAEWQRILRGLATFEMSLALGNPAVFPQSPVTVKGFKPEIDATEWLSVKVTHSLGGNGFTTRVEFETKTEAVEAEREDEKDPDEGVTGVVANWKDVAAKKKKAGQEMAGAKGTLKALEHLYHSKQAAKRAVLNAWRHIEEVRDIIKENSEVAWKPPGKETSNHITDAV
- a CDS encoding helix-turn-helix domain-containing protein; translation: MSYFKDRLRAERKRLGLSQEKFAALAGVTKDTQLNYESGSRKPDSDYLIAICGAGVDSHFLLHGTPSSDELPAEESELLLGFRKLDLRGKLRLLGLVEGMIEGTAPTLAAAVAPQTQRKQKITIKGAVGHQVNGDVAGPLTVNVANKKTIK
- a CDS encoding ogr/Delta-like zinc finger family protein; translated protein: MRVIGLPCPHCSYTVRAVKSRMMSAMFKEITYMCQNPDCGHSFVAGLEVLRTLSLSAMPKADIRIPMSQHARAAATSQLALDLTAGC